In Mustela erminea isolate mMusErm1 chromosome 8, mMusErm1.Pri, whole genome shotgun sequence, a genomic segment contains:
- the KLF7 gene encoding Krueppel-like factor 7 isoform X1 — MDVLASYSIFQELQLVHDTGYFSALPSLEETWQQTCLELERYLQTEPRRISETFGEDLDCFLHASPPPCIEESFRRLDPLLLPVEATICEKSSAVDILLSRDKLLSETCLSLQPTSSSLDSYTAVNQAQLNAVTSLTPPSSPELSRHLVKTSQTLSAVDGTVTLKLVAKKAALGSVKVGGVATAAAAVAAAGTVKSGQSDSEQGGVGAEACPENKKRVHRCQFNGCRKVYTKSSHLKAHQRTHTGSGTSWPHVVSSSPSSLSLSVGRAPASRVPRSGTVLTWRWQPSGRAGAGQQSDACDLELCRCPGTGHGLVARWLCDPFRGKTSHRVGARSCREA; from the coding sequence ACATGCCTCGAATTGGAACGCTACCTACAGACGGAGCCTAGGAGGATCTCGGAGACCTTCGGTGAGGACTTGGACTGTTTCCTCCATGCTTCTCCACCCCCGTGCATAGAGGAAAGCTTCCGGCGCTTGGACCCGCTGCTGCTCCCTGTGGAAGCCACCATCTGTGAGAAGAGCTCGGCAGTGGACATTCTACTCTCTCGGGACAAGTTGCTATCTGAGACCTGCCTCAGCCTCCAGCCAACCAGCTCTTCTCTCGACAGCTACACAGCCGTCAACCAGGCCCAGCTCAACGCAGTGACCTCATTAACGCCCCCATCGTCCCCTGAGCTCAGCCGCCATCTGGTCAAAACCTCACAGACTCTCTCAGCCGTGGATGGCACGGTGACGTTGAAACTGGTGGCCAAGAAGGCTGCGCTCGGCTCGGTCAAGGTGGGAGGGGTGGCAACAGCAGCGGCGGCTGTGGCGGCAGCTGGGACAGTTAAAAGCGGACAGAGCGACAGTGAGCAAGGAGGGGTGGGGGCCGAGGCATGCCCCGAAAACAAGAAGAGGGTTCACCGCTGTCAGTTTAACGGGTGCCGGAAAGTTTATACAAAAAGCTCCCACCTAAAGGCCCACCAGAGGACTCACACAGGTAGTGGTACAAGTTGGCCGCACGtggtttcttcttctccttcctcccttagCCTCTCGGTGGGACGGGCTCCCGCGTCCCGTGTCCCGAGGAGTGGCACTGTGCTGACTTGGAGGTGGCAGCCAAGCgggagggctggggcggggcagCAGAGTGACGCATGTGACCTTGAGCTCTGCAGATGTCCTGGCACAGGCCATGGGCTTGTCGCTCGCTGGCTGTGTGATCCTTTCAGAGGCAAGACCAGCCACCGGGTCGGAGCACGCAGTTGCAGGGAGGCCTGA